Proteins encoded by one window of Microcebus murinus isolate Inina chromosome 2, M.murinus_Inina_mat1.0, whole genome shotgun sequence:
- the LOC142861041 gene encoding uncharacterized protein LOC142861041, whose amino-acid sequence MRDFPLAAGGTHPENAGAARGKDPLPQQRKTKRKKAYRWPALRDAPSKQWATATAPSSCFCCSPRGTR is encoded by the coding sequence ATGCGAGATTTTCCTTTGGCAGCAGGAGGCACACACCCAGAGAATGCTGGAGCTGCAAGGGGAAAGGACCCACTTCCAcagcagagaaaaacaaagaggaaaaaggcaTACAGGTGGCCAGCGCTAAGGGACGCACCCAGCAAGCAGTGGGCCACTGCCACTGCTCCCAGCAGCTGTTTCTGCTGCAGCCCGAGAGGAACTCGGTGA